One part of the Clostridium thermosuccinogenes genome encodes these proteins:
- the pgsA gene encoding CDP-diacylglycerol--glycerol-3-phosphate 3-phosphatidyltransferase: MNLPNKITLGRILLVPVFMFFVVPIPDWVVKSSMLGFMHNQLEALNDFIINYGNFIGAVIFIIASSTDGVDGHIARKRNMITKLGIFLDPIADKLLTAAALIALVQRYELTGHGVSSWTAMIIISRELIITGFRLVAAGEGLVLSASKLGKLKTATQMVAITVSLLNNLPFSLFTNIAVDRYLMFIAVIITVYSGYDYIAKNRQVLRTGNEGR, translated from the coding sequence ATGAATCTGCCCAATAAGATAACTTTAGGAAGGATATTGCTTGTCCCTGTTTTCATGTTTTTCGTAGTTCCCATACCTGACTGGGTAGTGAAAAGCAGTATGCTGGGTTTCATGCACAATCAACTGGAAGCCTTGAATGATTTCATCATAAATTACGGTAACTTTATCGGGGCTGTAATATTCATCATAGCATCAAGCACTGACGGCGTGGATGGGCATATAGCCCGCAAGAGGAATATGATAACAAAGCTGGGGATCTTCCTCGACCCTATAGCGGACAAGCTTTTAACAGCAGCAGCTTTAATTGCTCTTGTACAGCGTTATGAACTGACCGGGCATGGTGTCAGCAGTTGGACAGCGATGATAATAATTTCCAGGGAATTAATTATAACAGGCTTTAGGCTTGTGGCAGCCGGCGAAGGATTGGTGTTGTCCGCCAGCAAGCTGGGTAAGCTTAAGACAGCGACACAGATGGTGGCTATTACGGTTTCCCTGCTGAATAATTTACCGTTCTCGTTGTTTACAAATATAGCCGTGGACAGATATTTGATGTTCATCGCAGTGATAATAACCGTTTACTCCGGCTATGATTATATAGCAAAAAATAGGCAAGTTTTGAGGACTGGCAATGAAGGGCGATAG
- the fabG gene encoding 3-oxoacyl-[acyl-carrier-protein] reductase gives MSLKGKTAVITGSGRGIGKAIAFKLAQMGANVVLNSTPSSDSADIAAEELRAAGYNVIVTKGNVSCAEDVEVMINTAKEAFGSVDILVNNAGITRDTLLVRMSEEDWDDVLDTNLKGAFLCTKAAAKIMVKQRSGKIINITSVAGVMGNPGQANYSASKAGMIGLTKTTAKELASRGITCNAVAPGLTISRMTEALPEKVKENYLSNIPLGRFGTPEDVANVVGFLASDDANYITGQVIHIDGGLVM, from the coding sequence ATGAGTCTAAAAGGAAAAACTGCTGTTATAACCGGTTCGGGAAGAGGTATTGGGAAAGCCATTGCTTTTAAGTTGGCCCAGATGGGTGCCAATGTAGTGCTTAACTCAACGCCATCTTCGGATTCTGCAGATATAGCGGCAGAGGAATTAAGAGCGGCAGGTTATAACGTAATTGTAACAAAAGGTAATGTAAGCTGTGCTGAGGACGTAGAAGTAATGATCAATACCGCCAAGGAAGCTTTTGGCAGCGTCGATATACTGGTAAATAATGCGGGCATAACCAGAGATACACTGCTGGTCAGAATGAGCGAGGAAGACTGGGATGATGTGCTGGATACCAATCTTAAAGGTGCTTTTCTATGCACAAAGGCCGCAGCAAAAATCATGGTGAAGCAGCGCAGCGGGAAAATCATTAATATAACGTCGGTGGCAGGAGTTATGGGCAATCCCGGACAGGCAAACTATTCAGCCTCCAAGGCAGGGATGATAGGTCTTACCAAAACTACCGCAAAGGAGTTGGCGTCAAGAGGAATTACGTGCAATGCCGTTGCTCCGGGTCTGACTATTAGCAGAATGACAGAAGCATTGCCTGAAAAGGTGAAAGAAAACTATCTTTCCAACATACCCCTCGGCAGGTTCGGGACTCCTGAAGATGTGGCTAATGTTGTAGGTTTTCTTGCTTCAGACGATGCAAATTATATTACCGGGCAGGTAATACATATTGACGGCGGATTGGTTATGTAA
- the acpP gene encoding acyl carrier protein yields MIFEKVKKIIVDQLGVEEDDITMESSFIDDLGADSLDIVELIMALEEEFDIEIPDSEAEKITTVGDAVDYIKNNS; encoded by the coding sequence ATGATATTTGAAAAAGTAAAGAAAATTATAGTTGATCAATTGGGTGTTGAGGAAGATGATATCACAATGGAATCCTCCTTTATAGATGATTTAGGAGCGGACTCACTGGACATAGTAGAGTTGATCATGGCTCTGGAAGAGGAATTTGATATAGAAATTCCCGATAGTGAGGCTGAAAAGATTACAACAGTAGGTGATGCTGTAGACTATATCAAAAATAATTCATAA
- the fabD gene encoding ACP S-malonyltransferase, with product MGKLAFIFPGQGAQYVGMGKQISEQYKSAEVIFDQASEALGFDVKKMIFEGDEETLKITENTQPAILTTSVACMQPLLEKGIKPDVVAGLSLGEYSAHVAAGTMDFKDAVALVRKRGKYMQEEVPVGVGAMAAIVGLDNDSVIECCKEAQSEGVVEPANFNCPGQIVVAGEVKAVEKAAELCKSKGAKRAIMLPVSAPFHCSMLKGAGEKLAMELAKIELNDMAIPVVSNVTAEYVTDKNLVKDLLIKQVSSSVLWENSVRKMIDDGVDTFVEIGPGKTLCGFIKKIDKDAKTLNVEDMETLNKVLEELGG from the coding sequence ATGGGAAAACTGGCATTTATTTTTCCCGGTCAGGGAGCACAGTATGTAGGAATGGGAAAACAGATATCTGAGCAATACAAATCTGCTGAGGTTATTTTCGATCAGGCATCGGAAGCTCTGGGCTTTGATGTTAAGAAAATGATTTTTGAAGGCGATGAAGAGACTCTTAAAATCACGGAAAACACCCAACCGGCTATCCTCACTACCAGTGTGGCATGTATGCAGCCTTTGCTGGAAAAGGGAATAAAACCGGACGTTGTTGCCGGATTGAGCCTTGGCGAATATAGTGCCCATGTGGCAGCCGGTACAATGGATTTTAAGGACGCTGTTGCCCTTGTAAGGAAAAGGGGCAAGTATATGCAGGAAGAAGTTCCTGTAGGTGTAGGCGCTATGGCGGCCATAGTCGGCCTGGATAACGATTCGGTTATCGAATGCTGCAAAGAAGCTCAATCCGAAGGCGTAGTTGAACCTGCTAATTTCAATTGCCCAGGACAGATTGTTGTGGCAGGGGAAGTAAAGGCGGTTGAAAAAGCGGCGGAGCTTTGCAAAAGCAAAGGAGCAAAAAGGGCAATAATGCTCCCGGTAAGTGCGCCGTTCCACTGCAGCATGTTGAAGGGAGCCGGTGAAAAGCTGGCCATGGAGCTTGCGAAAATTGAATTGAACGATATGGCTATACCTGTGGTATCAAATGTCACTGCTGAGTATGTAACCGATAAAAACCTGGTTAAAGATCTCTTGATAAAGCAGGTAAGCAGTTCGGTTTTATGGGAAAACAGCGTTAGAAAAATGATAGATGACGGTGTTGATACCTTTGTAGAGATAGGGCCAGGTAAAACCTTATGCGGCTTTATTAAAAAGATAGACAAGGATGCAAAAACCTTAAATGTAGAAGATATGGAGACTCTCAATAAGGTTCTGGAAGAACTGGGCGGCTAG
- the plsX gene encoding phosphate acyltransferase PlsX: MSDNVKILVDAMGGDNAPEAAVKGCIDAINEKDGFEIILIGDEAKIKSILESNKFSSDRLKIQHAQEVITMEDTPTRAIRTKKDSSMVVGFNMLKEKSGDVFLSAGNTGALMAGSLFILGRIKGVDRPALATILPTKKNGVLLIDSGANPLCKPINFVQFAIMGYIYMRDVFGIKNPRVGLINVGSEDKKGNETIKQAHELLSKSNINFSGNIEGKDIPEGKVDVAVCDGFVGNIILKYTEGIGSFLFGEIKNIFGKNIISKLSALIVKNGLKAFKKKLDPSEYGGAPLLGVNGKVMKAHGNSNAKAFKNAVFKAYSFARSTIVEQIEEDFTNMEVEDSEQ, encoded by the coding sequence ATGAGTGACAATGTAAAAATACTGGTAGACGCTATGGGCGGCGATAATGCGCCGGAGGCTGCGGTTAAAGGGTGTATTGATGCCATAAATGAGAAGGATGGCTTTGAGATAATACTTATAGGTGATGAAGCAAAAATAAAAAGCATCTTGGAGAGCAATAAATTTAGCAGCGACAGGTTGAAAATCCAACATGCCCAGGAAGTAATAACCATGGAGGATACCCCTACCAGGGCTATCAGGACAAAGAAAGACTCTTCAATGGTTGTCGGTTTTAATATGCTGAAGGAAAAGTCGGGAGATGTTTTTCTTTCTGCCGGAAATACCGGAGCGCTTATGGCAGGTTCCCTGTTCATACTGGGCAGGATAAAAGGTGTTGACAGGCCGGCTTTGGCTACAATTCTTCCCACAAAGAAAAATGGTGTTCTCCTTATCGATTCGGGAGCAAATCCCCTATGCAAGCCTATAAATTTTGTCCAGTTTGCAATAATGGGCTATATATACATGAGAGACGTATTCGGCATTAAAAATCCTCGGGTGGGACTTATAAACGTGGGCTCCGAGGATAAAAAGGGAAATGAAACGATAAAGCAAGCTCATGAGCTATTGTCCAAATCCAATATCAACTTTTCGGGAAATATCGAAGGAAAGGATATCCCGGAAGGTAAAGTTGATGTCGCTGTTTGCGATGGTTTTGTCGGAAATATCATTTTAAAATACACAGAAGGTATAGGATCCTTTCTATTTGGTGAAATAAAAAATATATTCGGGAAAAATATTATATCAAAGCTTTCTGCCCTTATAGTTAAAAATGGACTTAAGGCCTTTAAGAAAAAGCTTGATCCTTCGGAATACGGAGGAGCTCCTTTGCTGGGCGTTAACGGAAAGGTCATGAAAGCCCATGGAAATTCCAATGCCAAGGCTTTTAAGAATGCGGTATTTAAGGCATATAGCTTTGCCCGAAGCACAATAGTGGAACAGATTGAGGAAGATTTTACAAACATGGAGGTAGAAGATAGTGAGCAGTGA
- the fapR gene encoding transcription factor FapR, with amino-acid sequence MGRSSFLKKERQSILMDKLKEDPFLTDEELAEIFSVSIPTIRLDRLELGIPELRERIKNVAEKNHEKVKSLNSKEIVGELVDLTLNQRGISILETDNSMVFEKTKIVRGHFIYSLAESLAIAVIDAQVALVGVANIKYKVPVHSGAKLVARAEVKRKRENNFIVWVNILEKQTEVFRGKFILVSISDKSSNN; translated from the coding sequence ATGGGCAGGTCATCCTTCTTAAAAAAAGAGAGACAGAGCATATTGATGGACAAATTGAAGGAGGATCCTTTTTTAACCGATGAGGAACTGGCTGAAATATTTTCAGTGAGCATTCCTACCATACGTTTGGATCGGCTGGAGCTTGGGATTCCGGAGCTCCGGGAGAGAATAAAAAACGTTGCCGAAAAAAACCATGAAAAGGTGAAATCCTTAAACAGCAAGGAGATTGTTGGTGAGCTGGTGGATTTAACCTTGAATCAAAGAGGCATATCCATTTTGGAGACCGACAACAGCATGGTCTTTGAAAAAACCAAGATAGTCCGGGGGCACTTTATTTATTCCCTTGCGGAATCACTGGCTATTGCTGTTATTGATGCCCAGGTCGCATTAGTAGGTGTTGCGAATATCAAGTATAAAGTGCCGGTGCATTCTGGTGCAAAACTGGTGGCAAGAGCTGAGGTAAAAAGAAAAAGGGAAAATAACTTTATCGTATGGGTTAATATATTGGAAAAGCAAACGGAAGTATTCAGAGGCAAGTTCATACTTGTGTCGATTTCCGATAAGAGCAGTAATAATTAG
- a CDS encoding beta-ketoacyl-ACP synthase III, which produces MVSSEKTGVGILGLGKSLPEKVLTNSDLEKMVDTSDEWIVKRTGIQKRRLLEKNQPLYELGVDAANKAMADAGITAEEIDLVIVTTETPDYLAPSMACIIQGKIGAKNAAAFDLNAACSGFMYALTVAKQFIDTGFYKHILIVACEGLSRVVDWKDRATCVLFGDGAGAAVVGPVEQGYGIQAIEMGADGTMGHNITIPCLYMNEEDAAKREHENKNVIWMDGSEVFKFAVRTMAYASEKVIADSNLTLDDIKLIIPHQANSRIIEGAAKRLGVPESKVYINVQEYGNISSACIPIALNEAVEKGLVSKGDNIVLVGFGGGLTWASSMIRWSK; this is translated from the coding sequence ATAGTGAGCAGTGAAAAGACAGGCGTAGGAATACTGGGATTGGGTAAAAGCCTGCCTGAAAAGGTTTTAACCAATTCAGACCTGGAAAAGATGGTAGATACCTCGGATGAATGGATTGTTAAAAGAACAGGTATTCAAAAAAGAAGATTGCTGGAAAAAAATCAGCCCTTATATGAATTGGGAGTGGACGCGGCAAACAAAGCGATGGCTGACGCGGGAATAACGGCAGAAGAAATAGATCTGGTGATAGTAACTACAGAAACTCCTGATTATCTCGCTCCCTCAATGGCTTGCATAATCCAGGGCAAAATCGGCGCAAAAAACGCTGCAGCTTTTGATTTGAATGCGGCATGCTCCGGCTTCATGTATGCCCTTACGGTGGCAAAGCAGTTTATAGATACGGGGTTTTATAAGCACATATTGATAGTTGCCTGCGAAGGATTATCCAGAGTGGTTGACTGGAAAGACAGGGCTACATGCGTGCTTTTCGGTGACGGAGCCGGAGCTGCTGTTGTCGGTCCGGTAGAACAGGGATATGGAATACAGGCAATTGAAATGGGTGCCGACGGAACCATGGGACATAATATTACCATTCCCTGCTTATATATGAACGAAGAAGATGCCGCCAAGAGGGAACATGAGAATAAAAATGTAATCTGGATGGATGGAAGTGAAGTTTTCAAGTTTGCAGTTCGCACCATGGCCTATGCATCAGAAAAGGTTATAGCGGATTCCAATCTCACCTTGGATGACATAAAGCTCATCATACCCCACCAAGCCAACAGCAGGATAATAGAGGGAGCTGCCAAAAGGCTTGGCGTTCCCGAAAGCAAAGTATACATAAATGTACAGGAATACGGAAACATCTCCTCAGCCTGCATTCCCATTGCATTAAATGAAGCAGTGGAAAAGGGCCTGGTTTCAAAAGGCGACAACATCGTACTGGTAGGCTTTGGCGGTGGTCTGACATGGGCGTCGTCCATGATACGCTGGAGCAAATAA
- the rimO gene encoding 30S ribosomal protein S12 methylthiotransferase RimO, producing MKKKIGIVSLGCPKNLVDSEIMLGALKKEDFEITNDETEADIIIVNTCGFIESAKQESINTILEMASFKDKKCSRLIVTGCLAERYKEQIIEQIPEVDAVVGTGGYGEIADIIERTYKGEKPVLYGKLDEVDYLRKERVLSTGKGYEYLKIAEGCDNCCTYCIIPSLRGRYRSRKMDELVKEAEFLSSNGVKEVILVAQDTTRYGTDIYGEHKLTELIQRISKIEGIEWIRLLYCYPEEIDDELIDEIAKNDKVCKYIDIPIQHISDKILKGMGRRGTSEEIKNLITKLRSRIPGIVIRTTFIVGFPGETGEDFKMLYDFVEEYKFERMGVFTYSKEEGTPAARLKPQVSKKVKEKRLDSLMRLQKNISIENNKKRLSKKYRAIVEGVSDDGIFYYGRTSAEAPEIDGVIYFASAVPLETGDIVDVKILNVDEYDLIGEVTDESAQ from the coding sequence TTGAAGAAAAAGATCGGCATTGTTTCATTAGGTTGTCCCAAAAATCTTGTAGACAGTGAAATAATGCTTGGAGCGCTCAAAAAAGAGGATTTTGAAATAACAAATGATGAGACGGAAGCAGATATAATCATTGTCAATACATGTGGCTTTATTGAATCGGCCAAGCAGGAATCCATAAATACAATTTTAGAGATGGCAAGTTTTAAGGATAAAAAATGCAGCCGGCTGATAGTAACCGGATGCCTGGCTGAAAGATATAAAGAGCAGATAATAGAGCAGATACCGGAAGTGGACGCGGTGGTAGGCACTGGCGGATATGGGGAAATAGCAGATATAATCGAACGGACATACAAAGGAGAAAAGCCGGTTTTATACGGAAAACTGGACGAGGTTGACTATCTTAGAAAGGAGAGGGTACTCTCCACCGGCAAAGGCTACGAATATCTCAAAATCGCAGAAGGTTGCGACAATTGCTGTACTTATTGCATCATACCCTCACTTAGAGGCCGTTATAGAAGCAGAAAAATGGACGAGCTGGTAAAAGAGGCGGAATTTTTATCTTCCAATGGTGTAAAGGAAGTTATTCTGGTGGCTCAGGATACCACCCGTTATGGCACGGATATATACGGAGAGCATAAACTGACCGAATTGATACAAAGAATCAGCAAAATTGAGGGAATCGAATGGATAAGGCTCCTATACTGCTATCCTGAAGAGATAGATGATGAACTGATAGATGAGATTGCCAAAAATGATAAGGTTTGCAAATATATAGACATCCCCATCCAGCATATATCCGACAAGATATTAAAAGGGATGGGAAGGCGCGGAACCAGCGAAGAGATAAAGAATTTAATCACCAAGCTTCGCAGCAGGATTCCCGGTATCGTAATAAGGACTACTTTTATTGTGGGTTTTCCCGGTGAGACGGGAGAAGATTTCAAAATGCTGTATGATTTTGTTGAGGAGTATAAGTTTGAACGAATGGGTGTATTTACCTATTCCAAGGAGGAGGGTACTCCAGCTGCAAGGCTTAAACCTCAAGTCAGCAAGAAAGTTAAGGAAAAAAGGCTTGACAGTTTGATGCGGTTGCAGAAGAATATAAGTATTGAGAATAACAAAAAGAGGCTGAGCAAAAAATACAGAGCTATCGTCGAAGGAGTCTCCGATGATGGTATTTTCTATTATGGGAGAACCAGCGCTGAAGCTCCGGAGATTGACGGTGTCATATACTTTGCCAGTGCGGTTCCCCTTGAAACTGGAGATATCGTGGACGTGAAAATACTGAATGTTGATGAATATGATTTGATAGGAGAGGTTACTGATGAATCTGCCCAATAA